The following proteins are co-located in the Ketogulonicigenium robustum genome:
- a CDS encoding NADP-dependent isocitrate dehydrogenase, with the protein MTKIKVENPVVELDGDEMTRIIWDFIKQKLILPYLDVDLKYYDLGIEYRDATDDQVTIDAANAIKQYGVGVKCATITPDEARVEEFGLKKMWKSPNGTIRNILGGVIFRQPIICSNVPRLVPGWTQPIVVGRHAFGDQYRATDFRFPGKGKLTMKFVGDDGTVLEYDVFDAPAAGVAMGMYNLDQSIIDFARASMNYGLSLGWPVYLSTKNTILKAYDGRFKDLFQKVFEEEFEEKFKKAGITYEHRLIDDMVASAMKWSGGYVWACKNYDGDVQSDTVAQGFGSLGLMTSVLMTPDGKTVEAEAAHGTVTRHYREHQKGKETSTNSIASIYAWTGGLKHRAKLDDNAQLLRFAETLERVTVQTVEDGFMTKDLALLVGPDQKWLSTMGYLEKVDEYLNKALVG; encoded by the coding sequence ATGACTAAAATCAAGGTAGAAAACCCTGTCGTCGAACTCGACGGTGACGAGATGACCCGGATCATCTGGGATTTCATCAAGCAAAAGTTGATCCTGCCCTATCTGGACGTCGACCTGAAATATTACGACCTCGGGATCGAATATCGCGATGCGACCGATGATCAGGTGACCATCGACGCCGCCAATGCGATCAAGCAATATGGCGTTGGCGTGAAATGTGCCACCATCACCCCCGACGAGGCCCGCGTCGAAGAATTCGGCCTGAAGAAGATGTGGAAGTCGCCCAACGGCACCATCCGCAACATCTTGGGCGGCGTGATCTTCCGCCAGCCGATCATTTGTTCGAACGTGCCGCGCCTTGTGCCGGGCTGGACGCAGCCCATCGTGGTCGGCCGCCATGCCTTTGGCGACCAATATCGCGCGACCGACTTCCGCTTCCCCGGCAAGGGCAAGCTGACGATGAAATTCGTCGGCGACGACGGCACGGTGCTGGAATACGACGTATTCGACGCCCCCGCCGCTGGTGTGGCGATGGGGATGTACAACCTCGACCAGTCGATCATCGACTTTGCCCGCGCGTCGATGAACTACGGCCTCAGCCTTGGCTGGCCTGTGTACCTGTCGACCAAAAACACCATCCTGAAGGCCTATGACGGGCGCTTCAAGGATCTGTTCCAGAAGGTGTTCGAGGAAGAGTTCGAAGAAAAGTTTAAGAAAGCCGGCATCACGTACGAGCACCGCCTGATCGACGACATGGTCGCCAGCGCGATGAAGTGGTCGGGCGGTTACGTCTGGGCGTGCAAGAACTACGACGGTGACGTGCAATCCGATACCGTCGCGCAAGGCTTTGGCAGCCTAGGCCTGATGACCAGCGTTCTGATGACCCCCGATGGCAAGACCGTCGAGGCCGAGGCCGCCCACGGCACCGTGACCCGCCACTACCGCGAGCATCAGAAGGGCAAGGAAACCTCGACCAACTCGATCGCGTCGATCTACGCTTGGACGGGCGGCCTGAAGCATCGTGCCAAGCTGGACGACAACGCACAGCTGCTGCGCTTCGCCGAGACGTTGGAGCGTGTGACCGTGCAGACCGTCGAAGACGGCTTTATGACCAAAGATCTGGCGCTGCTGGTCGGCCCTGACCAAAAATGGCTTTCCACCATGGGTTATCTGGAAAAAGTCGACGAATACCTGAACAAGGCCCTCGTCGGTTAA
- a CDS encoding HD domain-containing protein, translating to MAPVDRLGQQLAFLREVEKLKSVYRSTPLADGSRKENSGEHSWTLALYALVLADQAGPDVDVAKAVRMLLIHDLVEIDVGDVPLHSQNGLAHGAADIVLAEAAAAKRIFGLLPPDLAQEMLETWHEFEDAQTPTARYAKSLDRVQPPVLNMLGDGGSWLEYDVTLEQIDTRIAPKVALTLPNVWQRVRAEIAQWFSAHGRI from the coding sequence ATGGCGCCGGTAGACCGGCTGGGCCAGCAACTTGCATTCCTGCGTGAGGTCGAGAAGCTGAAGTCGGTCTACCGCTCGACCCCCTTGGCCGACGGGTCGCGCAAGGAAAACTCGGGCGAACATAGCTGGACGCTGGCGCTCTATGCGCTGGTGTTGGCCGATCAGGCGGGGCCGGATGTCGATGTCGCCAAGGCCGTCCGTATGCTGCTGATCCATGATTTGGTGGAAATCGACGTGGGTGATGTGCCCCTGCACAGCCAGAACGGGCTGGCGCACGGCGCCGCCGATATTGTGCTGGCCGAGGCCGCTGCCGCTAAGCGCATTTTCGGCCTGCTGCCCCCCGATCTGGCGCAAGAGATGCTGGAGACCTGGCATGAGTTCGAGGACGCCCAGACCCCGACCGCCCGCTACGCCAAGTCGCTCGACCGTGTGCAGCCGCCGGTGCTGAACATGCTGGGCGATGGTGGATCGTGGTTGGAATATGATGTCACGCTGGAACAGATCGACACCCGCATCGCACCCAAGGTCGCGCTGACGCTGCCGAACGTGTGGCAACGCGTGCGCGCCGAGATCGCCCAATGGTTCAGCGCCCACGGGCGAATTTAG
- a CDS encoding alpha/beta hydrolase, protein MPEVIFPGPEGRIEGRYHPQKDRDAPIAIVLHPHPQFGGTMNNRVVYNLHYAFYNMGFTVLRFNFRGVGRSQGEYDQGIGELSDAAAALDYLQSMNTNAKHCWVAGFSFGAWIGMQLLMRRPEITGFVSVAPPANLYDFSFLAPCPASGLIINGAADRVAPPADTSALVRKLHEQKGITITHEVVEGAGHFFDDPYMDTMVGSVQGYVKRRLTEGTR, encoded by the coding sequence ATGCCTGAAGTGATTTTTCCCGGACCCGAAGGCCGTATCGAGGGGCGCTACCACCCCCAAAAGGACCGGGATGCACCGATCGCAATCGTTCTGCATCCGCATCCGCAATTTGGCGGCACCATGAACAACCGCGTGGTCTATAATCTGCACTATGCGTTCTATAACATGGGCTTCACGGTGCTGCGCTTCAACTTCCGCGGCGTGGGGCGCAGCCAAGGCGAGTACGACCAAGGCATTGGCGAGCTGTCAGATGCCGCCGCCGCGCTGGATTACCTGCAGTCGATGAACACCAACGCCAAGCACTGCTGGGTCGCGGGCTTCAGCTTTGGCGCATGGATCGGGATGCAACTGCTGATGCGCCGCCCCGAAATCACCGGCTTCGTCTCGGTCGCGCCGCCTGCGAACCTGTATGACTTCAGCTTCCTTGCGCCCTGCCCGGCCTCGGGGCTGATTATCAACGGCGCGGCCGACCGCGTGGCCCCGCCTGCCGATACATCGGCACTGGTGCGCAAGCTGCACGAGCAAAAAGGCATCACCATCACGCATGAAGTTGTGGAAGGTGCTGGTCACTTCTTTGACGACCCCTACATGGACACGATGGTCGGGTCGGTGCAGGGCTACGTCAAGCGCCGCTTGACCGAAGGCACCCGCTAA
- a CDS encoding Rrf2 family transcriptional regulator, which yields MKLSTKGRYAMVALVDLALQPDGTLVNLGEISKRQDISLPYLEQLFVKLRRADLVESARGPGGGYKLARAMEDISVAEILGAVDETVSAMHKGAGASGGISGSRAQSLTNRLWEGLSAQVYVFLHQTKLSDIVKNRLAPCPAVPSLFEIVD from the coding sequence ATGAAACTATCGACAAAAGGACGTTACGCCATGGTGGCGCTGGTGGATCTGGCTTTGCAGCCCGATGGCACGCTGGTCAACTTGGGCGAGATTTCCAAGCGGCAGGACATTTCGCTGCCGTACCTAGAGCAGCTTTTCGTGAAGCTGCGCCGCGCGGATCTGGTGGAATCCGCCCGTGGTCCGGGCGGCGGCTATAAACTGGCCCGCGCGATGGAGGATATCTCTGTCGCCGAGATCTTGGGGGCGGTGGACGAGACCGTGAGCGCGATGCACAAAGGGGCAGGTGCCTCGGGTGGCATTTCAGGCTCGCGCGCGCAGTCGCTGACCAACCGCCTGTGGGAGGGGCTTTCGGCACAAGTCTACGTCTTCCTGCACCAGACCAAGCTGTCGGATATTGTGAAAAACCGCTTGGCCCCGTGCCCTGCTGTTCCGTCACTCTTCGAGATTGTCGACTGA
- a CDS encoding cysteine desulfurase family protein translates to MSRIYLDHNATAPLRPEARLAAMAAMDAIGNPSSVHSEGRAAKSILEKARQQIAEAIGAMNADIVFTSGATEAAALTMAGRGLRSAAIEHEAVLAWTSGDLPVDNAGRVAIENAGESVLQLANSETGVVQRLPQGLAAVDATQGFGRVPFAFEWSGAKAAIVSAHKLGGLKGVGALIIPQGTDVTAQMLGGGQEMGRRSGTENIVGIAAFGAAAAAAADDLAAGRWDEVAALRDLLEDAILAGSDITSVAGKDAVRLPNTTSLITPGWKGETQVMAMDLAGFAISAGSACSSGKVRASKVLRAMGYDADAAASVMRVSLGLETTREQVLRFAEAWIAKSAKHRQKAA, encoded by the coding sequence ATGAGCCGCATCTACCTCGACCATAATGCCACTGCGCCCCTGCGCCCCGAGGCACGCCTTGCCGCAATGGCCGCGATGGATGCCATCGGCAACCCGTCCTCAGTGCATAGCGAGGGGCGGGCCGCCAAGAGCATTCTGGAAAAGGCGCGTCAGCAGATCGCCGAAGCCATCGGCGCGATGAACGCCGATATCGTGTTCACCTCGGGCGCGACCGAAGCTGCGGCGCTGACCATGGCGGGGCGTGGTTTGCGATCCGCCGCGATCGAGCATGAAGCAGTGCTGGCGTGGACGAGCGGCGACCTGCCGGTCGACAATGCGGGCCGTGTTGCCATTGAAAACGCAGGCGAAAGCGTGCTGCAACTGGCCAATTCCGAAACGGGCGTCGTACAGCGCCTGCCGCAGGGGTTGGCCGCTGTTGATGCAACGCAGGGCTTCGGCCGCGTGCCTTTTGCATTTGAATGGTCGGGGGCCAAAGCTGCTATCGTCTCGGCCCACAAGCTGGGCGGATTGAAGGGCGTCGGCGCCCTGATTATCCCGCAGGGCACCGATGTTACCGCGCAAATGCTGGGCGGCGGGCAAGAGATGGGGCGCCGTTCGGGAACCGAAAATATCGTCGGGATCGCTGCATTCGGCGCCGCCGCTGCCGCCGCTGCGGATGATCTGGCCGCTGGCCGCTGGGACGAGGTTGCGGCCCTGCGCGATTTGCTGGAAGACGCGATTTTGGCTGGCAGCGACATCACCAGCGTCGCGGGCAAAGACGCGGTGCGTTTGCCCAACACCACCAGCCTGATCACCCCCGGCTGGAAGGGCGAGACACAGGTTATGGCAATGGATCTGGCGGGCTTTGCCATATCTGCAGGGTCGGCCTGTTCATCGGGCAAGGTGCGCGCCAGCAAAGTGCTGCGCGCCATGGGATACGATGCGGACGCGGCGGCTTCGGTCATGCGCGTCTCGCTGGGATTGGAAACGACACGCGAGCAAGTTTTGCGCTTTGCCGAAGCTTGGATTGCGAAAAGCGCCAAACATCGTCAGAAGGCGGCATGA
- the sufB gene encoding Fe-S cluster assembly protein SufB, which translates to MEDLQVKEGVDEATVAAVAQLSGAYKHGWETEIETDYAPKGLNEDIVRLISKNNGEPEWMLDLRLQAFARWQKMESPTWPMLTLPEIDFQDQYYYARPKSMAVKPKSLDEVDPKLLATYEKLGIPLKEQMLLAGVEGAEAPRKVAVDAVFDSVSVGTTFKDELAKAGVIFCSISEAIREHPELVKKYLGSVVPASDNFYATLNSAVFSDGSFVYIPPGVRCPMELSTYFRINAENTGQFERTLIIADKGSYVSYLEGCTAPQRDIAQLHAAVVEIVIEEDAEVKYSTVQNWFPGDAEGKGGIYNFVTKRADCRGDRAKVMWTQVETGSAITWKYPSCILRGDDSQGEFYSIAIANNAQQADTGTKMIHLGKNTKSRIVSKGISAGKAQNTYRGLVSMHPKAQNSRNYTQCDSLLIGDKCGAHTVPYIEVRNNSSRVEHEATTSKVDDDQMFYCRSRGMDEEQAVAVIVNGFVKDVLQALPMEFAMEAQALVAISLEGSVG; encoded by the coding sequence ATGGAAGACCTACAGGTAAAGGAAGGCGTGGACGAGGCAACTGTTGCCGCCGTCGCGCAGCTTTCCGGTGCATACAAACACGGTTGGGAAACCGAGATCGAGACCGACTACGCGCCCAAAGGTCTGAATGAAGACATCGTCCGGCTGATCTCGAAAAACAACGGCGAGCCTGAGTGGATGCTGGATCTGCGTCTGCAGGCCTTTGCCCGCTGGCAGAAGATGGAAAGCCCGACGTGGCCGATGCTGACTCTGCCGGAGATCGACTTTCAGGACCAGTATTACTACGCCCGCCCCAAAAGCATGGCCGTAAAGCCCAAAAGCTTGGACGAGGTCGACCCGAAGCTGTTGGCGACCTATGAAAAGCTGGGTATTCCGCTGAAGGAACAGATGCTGCTGGCTGGCGTTGAGGGGGCAGAAGCCCCGCGCAAGGTCGCGGTTGATGCGGTGTTCGACTCGGTTTCGGTCGGGACGACCTTCAAGGACGAGCTGGCCAAAGCGGGCGTGATTTTCTGCTCGATCTCGGAAGCCATCCGCGAGCATCCCGAACTGGTCAAGAAATACCTCGGCTCGGTCGTGCCCGCGTCGGACAACTTCTACGCCACGCTGAACTCGGCCGTCTTTTCCGATGGATCGTTCGTCTACATCCCGCCTGGCGTCCGCTGCCCGATGGAGCTGTCGACCTATTTCCGCATCAATGCCGAGAACACAGGTCAGTTTGAGCGCACGCTGATCATCGCCGACAAAGGCAGCTACGTCAGCTACCTTGAGGGCTGCACCGCGCCGCAGCGCGATATTGCGCAACTGCATGCCGCCGTGGTCGAAATCGTCATCGAGGAAGACGCCGAGGTCAAATACTCGACCGTGCAAAACTGGTTCCCCGGTGACGCCGAAGGCAAGGGCGGGATCTACAACTTCGTGACCAAGCGCGCCGACTGCCGCGGCGATCGTGCCAAGGTGATGTGGACGCAGGTTGAAACCGGCTCGGCCATCACGTGGAAATACCCCTCGTGCATCCTGCGCGGCGATGACAGCCAAGGCGAGTTTTACTCGATCGCCATTGCGAACAACGCCCAGCAGGCCGACACCGGCACAAAGATGATCCACTTGGGCAAAAACACCAAGTCGCGCATCGTCTCGAAGGGGATTTCGGCGGGCAAGGCGCAAAATACCTATCGCGGCCTTGTTTCGATGCACCCCAAGGCGCAAAACAGCCGCAACTACACCCAGTGCGACAGCTTGCTGATCGGCGATAAATGCGGTGCCCACACGGTGCCTTACATCGAAGTGCGCAACAATTCTTCGCGGGTCGAGCATGAGGCGACGACCAGCAAGGTGGACGACGACCAGATGTTCTACTGCCGCTCGCGCGGGATGGACGAGGAACAGGCGGTCGCGGTTATCGTCAACGGCTTCGTCAAGGACGTGCTGCAGGCGCTGCCGATGGAATTCGCGATGGAAGCCCAAGCGCTGGTCGCGATCAGCCTGGAAGGTTCGGTCGGCTGA
- a CDS encoding FkbM family methyltransferase, which produces MEGPLQTATPTGEGTAYFDFLAALRALAKGDPVRFPPFELARWGGLTFCLNYDHDPIQRALRNGRFYEAEALRHVTKLLPAGADILDVGSNIGNHALYFATQTNARRVVVIEPNPLAIAPLMANVVVNGLLGKVDLSYLGIGLSDHDEAGFTMDRHLRNLGATPMRKGDGQLVVRQGDALFADDLFHFVKIDTEGMEIKVLSGLSDLISRCRPLVMVEVQDSNIPQLTDWYTHHNYEPIEEWRVSRDASNYLLQPNG; this is translated from the coding sequence ATGGAAGGCCCGCTGCAAACCGCCACCCCGACGGGGGAAGGCACGGCGTATTTCGACTTTTTGGCCGCGCTGCGTGCGCTGGCCAAGGGCGACCCCGTGCGTTTCCCCCCGTTCGAGCTGGCGCGTTGGGGCGGGCTGACTTTTTGCCTGAACTACGACCATGACCCGATCCAGCGCGCCCTGCGCAATGGCCGTTTTTACGAGGCCGAGGCGCTGCGGCATGTCACCAAGCTGCTGCCGGCAGGGGCAGATATTCTGGACGTGGGCAGCAATATCGGCAACCACGCGCTGTATTTCGCCACCCAAACCAATGCGCGCCGCGTTGTGGTGATCGAGCCGAACCCTCTGGCGATTGCGCCTTTGATGGCCAACGTTGTGGTGAACGGCCTGCTGGGCAAGGTCGACCTATCTTACTTGGGGATCGGCCTGTCCGATCATGACGAGGCGGGCTTTACGATGGACAGGCATTTGCGCAACTTGGGTGCAACGCCCATGCGCAAAGGTGACGGGCAGCTGGTCGTGCGCCAAGGCGACGCGCTGTTTGCCGATGATCTGTTCCACTTTGTAAAGATCGACACGGAAGGCATGGAAATTAAAGTGCTTTCGGGTCTGTCTGACCTGATAAGCCGCTGCCGCCCGCTGGTGATGGTCGAGGTGCAGGACAGCAATATCCCGCAGTTGACGGACTGGTACACGCACCACAATTACGAACCAATTGAGGAATGGCGCGTATCGCGCGATGCCTCGAACTACCTTTTGCAGCCGAACGGCTGA
- the sufC gene encoding Fe-S cluster assembly ATPase SufC, with amino-acid sequence MLTIKNLHVKLEEEDKAILKGVDLVVKPGEVHAIMGPNGSGKSTTSYVLAGRDGYEVTAGEVEFDGEDLLAMEPEERAAAGVFLAFQYPVEIPGVGNLTFLRTALNAQRKTRGEDELSAADFLKIVRQRAADLKIDADMLKRPVNVGFSGGEKKRNEILQMAMLEPKLCILDETDSGLDVDAMKLVAEGVNALRSPERSFVVITHYQRLLDHIKPDVVHIMANGRIVKTGGPELALEVENNGYGDLLAGVE; translated from the coding sequence ATGCTGACGATCAAAAACCTGCATGTGAAGCTGGAAGAGGAAGACAAGGCGATCCTGAAAGGGGTCGATCTGGTCGTCAAACCCGGCGAAGTTCACGCCATCATGGGGCCGAACGGCTCGGGCAAGTCGACGACGTCCTACGTTTTGGCCGGGCGCGACGGCTATGAAGTGACCGCGGGCGAGGTCGAATTCGACGGCGAAGATCTGCTGGCGATGGAGCCTGAAGAGCGCGCCGCCGCCGGTGTCTTTCTGGCGTTCCAATACCCGGTCGAAATTCCCGGCGTCGGCAACCTCACCTTCTTGCGCACCGCGCTGAACGCGCAGCGCAAAACCCGCGGCGAGGACGAGCTGTCCGCCGCCGACTTCCTGAAAATCGTCCGCCAGCGCGCCGCCGATCTGAAGATCGACGCCGATATGCTGAAGCGTCCGGTCAATGTGGGTTTTTCGGGCGGCGAAAAAAAGCGTAACGAAATCCTCCAGATGGCGATGCTCGAGCCGAAGCTCTGCATCCTTGACGAGACGGACTCGGGCCTTGACGTCGACGCCATGAAACTGGTTGCCGAGGGCGTAAATGCCCTGCGCTCGCCCGAGCGGTCGTTCGTGGTGATTACGCACTATCAGCGCCTGTTGGATCACATTAAACCCGATGTCGTGCATATTATGGCCAATGGCCGCATTGTGAAAACGGGTGGCCCCGAACTGGCGCTGGAAGTTGAAAACAACGGCTACGGCGATTTGCTGGCAGGGGTGGAATAA
- a CDS encoding SufB/SufD family protein gives MGLPKIKADATAARLAALVLPKGAAWADTARAEAVARLETMGLPVRRDEYWRYSNPEGLNAVAPASVQPATEDDAFAARDAFTVTFVDGVLDTGLSDLPEIEGVEVSTLAAALAEDGHWAKDLYGKLEAKGQVPVQRPFAALNTAFAYGGLVLRVTGIVDQPIKVVYRQGDAQSDAFVHHLVLVEEGASVTLLEVGTGAARFNSVTEVEIADRAAFHHIRTQGRTADRQLATHMFAHLGAEALFKSFTLSVDGRFTRNECVLEMSGDDASAHVAGVAVGEGRDFLHDDTVFITHDAVNCESRQVFKKVLRNAATGVFQGKILVKPDAQKTDGYQISQSLLLDEDANFLAKPELEIYADDVACSHGSTSGAIDDTALFYLRSRGVPHTQAVDLLVLAFLAEALDEIAAEDLAEDLRKLLTDWLKR, from the coding sequence ATGGGTCTGCCGAAGATCAAGGCCGACGCGACCGCCGCCCGTTTGGCCGCACTCGTTTTGCCCAAGGGCGCTGCATGGGCCGATACCGCCCGGGCCGAGGCTGTCGCGCGACTGGAAACGATGGGGCTGCCGGTGCGCCGCGACGAATACTGGCGTTATTCGAACCCCGAAGGCTTGAACGCCGTCGCGCCCGCGTCGGTGCAGCCTGCGACTGAAGACGACGCCTTCGCGGCCCGTGATGCGTTCACGGTAACCTTCGTTGATGGTGTCCTCGACACCGGTTTGTCCGATCTGCCGGAAATAGAAGGAGTTGAGGTTTCCACCCTTGCTGCCGCGCTGGCCGAAGATGGGCACTGGGCCAAGGACTTGTACGGCAAACTTGAGGCAAAAGGGCAGGTCCCGGTGCAGCGCCCCTTTGCGGCGCTCAACACCGCTTTTGCCTATGGTGGTTTGGTGCTGCGGGTCACTGGTATTGTCGATCAACCGATCAAAGTGGTCTATCGGCAGGGCGATGCGCAGTCGGATGCCTTCGTGCACCATTTGGTTTTGGTCGAGGAAGGCGCCAGTGTGACGCTTTTGGAAGTCGGCACGGGTGCCGCGCGTTTCAATAGCGTGACCGAGGTCGAGATCGCGGATCGCGCCGCATTCCACCATATCCGTACGCAAGGCCGCACCGCTGACCGCCAGTTGGCGACGCATATGTTCGCGCATCTGGGGGCCGAAGCGCTTTTCAAAAGCTTCACCCTGTCTGTCGATGGTCGGTTCACCCGCAACGAATGTGTGCTCGAGATGAGCGGCGATGACGCCTCGGCGCATGTTGCAGGTGTCGCGGTGGGCGAAGGGCGTGATTTCCTGCATGACGATACCGTATTCATCACGCATGACGCGGTGAATTGTGAAAGCCGTCAGGTCTTCAAAAAGGTGCTGCGCAATGCGGCCACGGGCGTATTCCAAGGCAAAATTCTGGTCAAACCCGACGCGCAGAAGACGGACGGTTACCAGATCAGCCAGTCGCTGCTGCTGGACGAGGATGCCAATTTCCTCGCCAAGCCCGAGCTGGAAATCTACGCCGATGACGTCGCTTGCTCGCACGGGTCGACATCGGGGGCGATCGACGATACCGCGCTGTTCTACCTGCGCTCGCGCGGGGTGCCGCATACGCAAGCGGTTGATCTGCTGGTGCTGGCCTTCTTGGCCGAGGCTTTGGACGAAATCGCCGCCGAGGATCTGGCCGAAGATCTGCGCAAGTTGCTGACGGATTGGTTGAAGCGCTGA
- a CDS encoding cysteine desulfurase, with amino-acid sequence MYDVEKVRGDFPILARQVNGRPLVYLDNGASAQKPQVVIDAVTNAYTNEYANVHRGLHTLSNIATEKYEGTRGIIARFLNAPRADDIVFASGSTEAINLVAYGWAMPRMVAGDEIILSIAEHHANIVPWHFLRERQGVAIKWVETDAAGAIDPQAVIDAIGPRTKLIAITQCSNVLGTIVDVKAIAAGAHAKGVPVLVDGSQGAVHMPVDVQDLGVDFYAITGHKLYGPSGSGAIYIHPDRQAEMRPFLGGGDMIDTVTRDTVTYAAPPMRFEAGTPGIVQTIGLGVALEYLMGLGMANVVAHEADLAEYAAERLGALDFIRLQGNAPGKAAIFSLTMDGAHPHDVSTVLDKRGIAVRAGTHCAQPLLNSYGLTATCRASFALYNTRAEVDALVDALHLCRDLFA; translated from the coding sequence ATGTATGATGTAGAAAAGGTGCGCGGGGATTTTCCCATCCTCGCGCGGCAAGTGAACGGTCGGCCATTGGTCTATCTGGACAACGGGGCATCGGCGCAAAAGCCGCAGGTTGTCATCGATGCGGTGACAAATGCCTACACGAACGAATATGCTAACGTTCACCGTGGCTTGCACACCCTTTCTAATATCGCGACTGAAAAGTACGAAGGCACGCGGGGTATCATCGCGCGCTTTTTAAATGCGCCGCGGGCCGATGATATCGTCTTCGCCTCGGGCTCGACCGAGGCGATCAATCTGGTCGCTTATGGCTGGGCGATGCCGCGGATGGTGGCGGGGGACGAGATCATTCTGTCCATCGCCGAACATCACGCCAATATCGTGCCGTGGCATTTTCTGCGCGAACGGCAGGGCGTCGCGATCAAATGGGTCGAAACTGACGCCGCCGGCGCGATTGACCCGCAAGCTGTGATCGACGCCATCGGCCCGCGCACCAAGCTGATCGCCATCACGCAGTGCTCGAACGTGTTGGGCACCATTGTCGATGTCAAAGCCATAGCCGCAGGCGCGCATGCCAAAGGCGTTCCGGTGTTGGTTGATGGCAGCCAAGGTGCCGTCCACATGCCGGTCGACGTGCAGGATTTGGGCGTCGATTTCTACGCCATCACGGGTCACAAACTGTATGGCCCCTCGGGGTCCGGCGCAATCTACATCCACCCCGATCGTCAGGCCGAAATGCGGCCTTTCTTGGGTGGCGGGGATATGATTGACACGGTCACGCGCGACACAGTCACCTACGCGGCCCCTCCGATGAGGTTCGAGGCCGGCACCCCCGGCATCGTGCAAACCATCGGCCTGGGCGTGGCGCTGGAGTATCTAATGGGCCTCGGGATGGCGAACGTCGTCGCGCACGAGGCCGATCTGGCCGAATACGCCGCCGAGCGGCTAGGGGCGTTGGATTTCATCCGCCTGCAAGGCAACGCGCCAGGCAAAGCCGCGATCTTTTCGCTGACGATGGATGGCGCGCATCCCCATGATGTATCGACGGTTTTGGACAAACGGGGTATCGCCGTGCGCGCAGGGACCCATTGCGCGCAGCCGCTGCTGAATAGCTATGGCCTGACCGCAACCTGCCGCGCGTCCTTCGCCCTCTATAATACCCGCGCCGAGGTTGATGCGCTGGTCGATGCCCTTCACTTATGCCGGGATTTGTTTGCGTAA
- a CDS encoding site-specific integrase: MLVPLPDLPENHPTFLKAYAEAGNAKPKGRQPEGTIAALIVAYLGSPEYKRMATSTQATWRRTLDRISEQRGQALVKHLRIDHLRKDIRAFTPGAQQNRIKAWRSILKFAVEEGQIASDPSFGLKAQIGEVRPHRQWTQSEIETFRSQWPMTTAERRAFEVIYWTGARCVDAVRLGWQMVGQDGWLRFVQAKTDGPATCPVRHLPTWAEAMSTDHAQFLVALPQTGMIWIAKGNGAARSVKALSQWVSKSAKSAGLPDDCTAHGLRKARAAALAEAGATSSQIGAWTGHASLSEISHYTKQADQMKILSMERNEKAGNRSQIVSKTDT; this comes from the coding sequence ATGCTGGTGCCACTACCTGACCTTCCCGAGAACCACCCCACATTCCTGAAAGCCTATGCCGAGGCCGGAAACGCAAAGCCCAAAGGACGGCAGCCGGAGGGAACTATCGCAGCGCTGATCGTCGCCTATCTTGGCTCCCCCGAATATAAGCGCATGGCAACTAGCACTCAGGCAACTTGGCGTAGAACGCTTGATCGTATCAGCGAACAACGCGGACAGGCGTTGGTTAAGCACCTTCGCATCGACCATCTACGCAAGGACATTCGAGCGTTCACGCCCGGCGCGCAGCAGAACAGGATCAAGGCGTGGCGCAGCATCCTGAAGTTTGCAGTCGAGGAAGGCCAAATCGCTAGCGATCCGTCATTCGGCCTGAAAGCGCAGATCGGCGAAGTAAGACCCCATCGCCAATGGACGCAATCCGAGATCGAAACGTTTAGATCGCAGTGGCCGATGACAACAGCCGAGCGGCGCGCATTCGAGGTGATCTACTGGACGGGCGCGCGCTGCGTGGATGCCGTGAGGCTCGGGTGGCAGATGGTTGGTCAAGACGGTTGGCTGCGCTTCGTTCAAGCAAAGACAGATGGCCCCGCCACCTGCCCTGTTCGGCACCTTCCAACTTGGGCAGAAGCAATGTCGACCGATCACGCCCAATTTCTGGTTGCTCTGCCGCAGACCGGAATGATCTGGATAGCCAAAGGCAATGGCGCAGCGCGTAGCGTCAAGGCCCTTTCACAGTGGGTCAGCAAGTCAGCAAAATCCGCAGGACTGCCCGACGACTGCACCGCCCACGGACTGCGAAAAGCCCGCGCTGCGGCACTGGCGGAAGCTGGTGCAACATCTTCACAGATCGGCGCTTGGACGGGCCATGCAAGCCTTTCCGAGATCAGCCATTACACCAAACAGGCCGACCAGATGAAAATCTTGTCGATGGAACGAAACGAGAAAGCTGGAAACCGAAGTCAAATAGTTTCCAAAACGGACACCTAA